The DNA region tcccttttattttatttgtcagCTTATAATTCTGGGCTCTATCAATGTGGACATTAGGTCCTATAACCGGGGAGTATATGAAAAACAACATTTGATTGATTATAAATTGATTTTCACGTACTGTTTCATTCTTCAGTCTTTGCTGCTTGGGATGTATTATTGAAGCATAagttttttgcctttttttctttttgggatatACATTATGACAATATAGTTGATCTGACTTAATGGTGTATTTATGCTAGCTTTTCACAACCATTTCGGTTGATGAGCCTGCTCCAGGGTTGAAGACAATTTTGAGCTTCAGAGTTCCTGACCAGAGGTCTGGAAAGGTAAATAGCAATATCATATGGCATCAAATATAtctattaaaagaagaaaatgtcaAATTGCGTAACACGTCTGCTTGTTCTAATTTTTGTATCGGTCTTGACAGTTGGAAGTTCAATATCTACATGACTATGCTGGTATATGCACCAGCGTTGGGTTGACAGCAAACCCGATTGTTAACTTTTCTGGTGTAGTGGGTACCAACATTCTTGCTCTTGGAACTGATGTATCTTTTGACACCAAGACGGGAGATTTCACCAAATGCAATGCTGGCTTGAGCTTCACAAATGCCGACCTTGTTGCTTCTTTGAATCTGTGAGTGATTTACATTGCATTACTGTAGCATATGTTCACTTGAGATTCAGCATATTTTAAATATCAAGTTAGGTATACTGTGTGTTAGTTTATTAGGCTATTCTATTATAAAATGTTTCGAAAGGCTTAACAGTGATCATAGGTTTAATATTCAATGTGCTTGTGTTATGACAACTCAGGAATAACAAGGGAGATAATCTGTGTGCATCATACTACCACACAGTCAACCCTCTCACAAGTACTGCTGTTGGGGCTGAGGTGAACCACAGCTTCTCCACCAATGAGAACACCATCACTGTCGGTACTCAGCACCGATTGGATCCTTTGACCAGTGTGAAAGCAAGGATTAACAACTTTGGAAAGGCCAGTGCTCTGCTTCAACATGAGTGGCGCCCAAAGTCCCTTTTCACTGTTTCAGGAGAAGTGGACACTAAGTCTGTTGACAAGGGTGCCAAGTTTGGACTTGCTTTGGCTCTCAAGCCATAGGCTTGTCATCTTTAATCCATAGACATGAGGCGTTGCTGCAATTTGAAGACTTGTTCTGTGGTGTTTTTTGCTCtgtaaaaataaatttaggtgGTTGCTTGAACCTATGCATCTTCGTTCCAAGTTCATACATTCTTATTCCCCCTTTTCGAAAATGGTGGGTGGCAATTGATTCTAAGAGGTTAAGCTTGAGATTTTGTTATAATCAACAGCCAATTTTGAATATTCTTACCGGTCCATGTTTACAGCTCTGAAACTGCTGAGACTGTATCATGCAGCCGGGTCGGTCAAATAAAGCTCATACCAAGCCATATGCATGGTTCTGTTTTTCAGAGTAATTGATGTTTATAGCCTCTGCTTAGTGGTCATTTCTACTTTTATTCTATTGGTGCCATTCTAGTGTTTGCAGTTGTGTTCTAAGGTATCCACATGACACTGCTCGCAACGAGAATGAACGTGGTCATTAGTTTCTAGGTTTCCCAAACAACTGTCCTCAATAAAATATCCACCAAGGATGATTTTTGATCACTGGACaggaaaaaagtttttaaaCTCGTGATTAAAAGGTTTTGAGTCAACCTTCTTCGTAGGTATTTTTGCAGTTGATTCACTACCTCGTTAAGCGATCGCTCAATTTTTTCTCGTATGAACAAAGTCACTCGCCTGTACATTTGTTTCTTGGAGGCAAAAGATTTTTTCCCGTAGCACAAAACGTCCAAGTTCGTTTTATACTTTCTTGTGCAAAGGAAATGTATATCATGCGGGACACggcattttctattttttcactatttgttcaattattttttgggaatGGGGAGGCATAGACAGGGGAACAGAGAAAGGAAGATCCTGTTCAGAATCCAAGAAGAGGTGCGAGTTAGTAGGTATCGATCCAATTCTCACAAAAGTGAAAGTAAGTTTACGTAAGAGTAAAGGGGCAGGCTAATTAGAGCCCTAAATGCAGTGAAATCATTTTGAAGAAGACTTCATGTATATAGCTTTATGCAGACACTTGTATTGTATAACACTGCTTCCAAGTTCAAACAACCGCCCAAAAGGGAAGCGTGTCTGTGGAAGCCTCGTTGCAGTCAGTTTGCTCACTTTCCACGGCCGAAGCTCTCCGGCATATTAATGTCAATGAAACAAAATACTGAACCTGACTATTAGATGACAAACACTCAAAACTTAGAAAACTGCATGTAATTACATTAGCAACACACGTATGTAGAGAACAATTGCGGCCATCATAATCAAATCACAAAGAAACATTACTTACAAACTGGAACCACACGAGACATGGTGAAAACACATTTATAAAAGATTTGGTTACTGGACAGCTGAACCCTGCAGTAACCCTTGTCGAATCTGCCCTGCAATGTCACTAACAGCACCAGGTCCATGTGGGATAAAGACTGCTGAGGATTTGGAGCTGGCACCAACATCCTTCATGGTGTCAAAATACTGAGTGATGAGGACCATATCGAGGACGTCCTTGGCTGTAGTTCCTGGTACATTAACTGAGAAGCCAAGAACACTGTCCCTTAAACCATCCACAATGGCCTGGCGTTGTCTAGCAACCCCTAGTCCTGCCAGGTACTTAGCCTCAGCATCACCTTCAGCTCGTTTAATCTGGATAATCTTTTCAGCTTCTGCTTTCTCATTGGCGGCTACTCTCAACCTTGCAGCTGCCAGAATTCAATGTAAACCAGCGATTAGGTTGAAGCTTAAAAAAATTACCTACCACTAGCACCAGATTTTGGATAAGATTGAAATGGATTGCTTGACATAGCCCAATGTAGTCAACATAACCTAGCTACTATGGTATTATTCTCCTTTTGAGGGAGATCTTTTCTTGAGAACAGTAAAagaggattttttttctttacgtTTATATATTTCAGAAATCGAATCATCATGCACTTTAGGCCATTTTGAAAGCTAAGAGGTGGGTCACACGAGTAGTTAAAGACTGAGCTTGTTCATGTTCTCATGCTTCAAACGAGAATATGTGCAAGGCTGAGATATACATAAGCTAAATTTTTTGTTCTCCTCAAGAAAAAGAGATAATTCGTACATCTGAGAGGCCAAATCTTTCCTCTACTCTATTATCCATATTCGTTTATCTTGGGTTCATGTGTTCTCCACTTAGCTATACATCCTCGTCCCTCCATAATTCTGAAACAGCTATGGTTGTAGGTTACCAAACCTGATCGCACCTAATTTCATCAGTTAGTTCTTTATAAGCACCAGAGAACTTTCCCATATGATGAATTACTGCTATTAGACAGAGAGAAAGGATGTGTTAACTACATCAGTCTACCTAAAGAGACAGGTTATACATAATACCTGCATTGATTTCATTCATAGCTCGCTTGACTTGTTCATCTGGCTCTATATCAACTATTAGTGTCTGAACAATCTCATATCCGTAAGCAGACATTGCCTACATATCATCCAAAGGAAGATGAGTACAATAACCATCATTGCTTGTCATTTTACTTACACCATTTATGATGGGAATGAATTACCTTTTCAAGTTCCTCCTCCACTGTTTTAGCAATCTGATTCTTCTGCTCAAAGACATCATCCAGATTTAGCTTTGGAACACTCGCTCTGATAACTGTACAGTTATGAGAGAGGCCATCATCATTTGGGACGCAAACAAATAGTTCAGAAAAGAGAAGTATTGTGCTTGTGCAATTGCAGCACACAGAACTTGTAGATATTATCACTTTTTATCTATTGTcatgagaaagaaaaatataagagATTCACATTTTCATACCATCAAAGACATAGGCTTGGATCTGGGACCGAGTATTACTAAGCTTGTAAAAAGCATCAGTAGCTTTATCAGCCAGAGCACGATATTGAATTGAAGCAACAACAGTTACAAATACATTATCCTGCACAATGAATGAAGGTTTTACCAGTTAAATCATGACAAAGGAAAAGGTCATGCTGTAGATTACGGTCATTGAGCACACTGAGATAGCCCATATTAGATtaccatgatatgatatgatggtttACATAATGTCCTTTCATTTGATTGAAACCAGAACCTGGATGTTTACAAAGGTGAATAAGGAGAAAAACAAACGTGCTAGAAAATGTCAACTAGCAGTCTAGCAAGAAATATTTTAGATTCTATGGCCATATCAGTTATCAGACATTATCTACTGAAATCCAAGTTAAGTGAATTAGTTGCTTGTGCTCTTGAAGACTTCTTGGCTCAGTAAACATGACGCAGAAGACAGAGAGGACAAGCACAAGGATTTAGTTTTTTATAGTGGTAGAACACCTCGACCTTCAACCACTAGGTTGCGAGGTTCGAGTCAACAAGAGAAGTAGAAACTTTTTCCCCCGTGGAAGGgtgaggcaaaaaaaaaattacaaaaaaatcaaaaatccaaaaaaggaaatgatcaagacaatacaaatttaattataaCATAACATCATCTTTGCATTAAtagttcaatattttttttacctttttgttTTGATAGGTTAAATCTCGCCCCACAACCACCTACCCAAGAGTCAACAATGGCCCTTTCCAACTTTGCTCACTTGGTGACTCGAACTTCCAACCTCTTAGTTTAACAGTCTTTTCCTGATTCTCATTAGTTAAGAGAAGTTAAAGAAAGgtcaaaaacttgaaaaatttgaaaagccATACGCAGATACATCATGTTGCAACATGAACTAATAATCCACAAGAATCaagggaaaagtgtttttcCAAGCATATGCTAAGAGATTCAGGTGGCAGCAGAGATGGATTTCGAATTTAAACTTTATGGGTTCAACATTTAAGGTTTTTCGCATTGACCCATTATATTTTCAAAGTTAtgagttcatatctactatttgttGCAATTCTAatgaatttttacacataaattttatacttcaAATTAAAAGTATTGAATTCAGATGAACTCGGTAAAAGTATTGAAAGCAATTGGCATTCAAAAACAAGCTAACACCTTTGACTGTAAAAATTTATCGCATCTAGTGTTTACACCAAACCCTATTAGTTTACGCACCTTTGACTTGGTCTCGCATCTTACATCAAGCTGCTGCAGCCTTAAAGTAAGGTAACCAGCAATCTGGCTGCCAATACACCATGGCAAGAAATGACATCCAGGCTCAAGCACATCATCAAACTTGCCAAATCTCTCTCTGATACCCACTGTTGATTGGTCAACTTGTACACAGCAAAACAGATTCCCCATTGTCTCTGTTTCAACACAATTCCAAAAGAGCACGGAAGAATTCaagacttcaaaaaaaaaaaacaaaaaaaaaaattgaagataaaagagcaatctttctttttctaacaAATAAAAGAAGAACCAATTATCCAACGCCACATAGAAGAAGTGTATAGGTCTAGTATCTTGGACTAAGTTATATAAGAATAAAAGGGCAAGTTTTTCTTTCTGTTCTTTAAGGTGCCCACGAAGGAAACAATGAAATTGCAAAAGTTATGCTAACATTTGgcatcaaacttaataaataagtaattttttaaGAATGGATAAGAAAAAGATAAAGATTGAATTTCCCAGATTACAAGGATAGAATATACTTgccttgattattattttgcaGAGATCAATTTGTTCGCTGCAGATAAAGATACGAGGTGGGGTGGGTTGTTTGTGGGGGTAAATATGGCTCGATGTGTAGCAACGTGTGAGTTAATTAAGTAGATGGAATTTAGAAAGGGGAAATCTAAATTATATAGACCACTGTATAGCACAGAAAATTACGTCAGGAAGCTACATCTCGCCCTAAATAAATGACGAGGATTGCATAACGATCAATGCGTTTACTTTTTTCTACATAGTATTATTAGTCATcgtaataatttattttaataatattttatgcatGCACTAAGGAAGATAATGCTATTATATAACATGTATTTCCCGTCAGAGAACTGTGAGGTTTAGAGTGCAAAAGGATCTAATTATCGGTGTTAAGTTAAACATATATTCGTTAATCATTTTCTTTGAAATAAACTATGGATGTTCCATAGTGACTCTTTTCATTTTTAGCTCGGCAAAGTACATCAAATGACCCCTAAACTATACTCGAAATGTCGAATTCACACTCAAACCATACAgacgacctattacacacctgaacatataaaaagtgaatttaattcCACCCTGCAAGGTATTACACCACTTTCACAGCGTGTGGTGTTCCACACGCGCACGCCATCAGAATGccgtgaaaataaaataaattttattattttcagtacttttttttttctttttaatttgcactattttctttttccttttcttctatactcattacaaaacccaccacccccaccaccaaTTTCACCACAACCATATCCGCCACCACCAAATTTGCCACCACCCATTTCACCACCACCATATCCGCCGCTACCACCACAATCAATTTCACCACCACCATATCCATCACCACCGTCAAACCAACCATCAAACCCACcaccataaaataaaaaaattaaccacAAATTTCACCACCCACAACCAAATCAACCGTTAAATCGCTTTATAACTACTGCCACTATAAGAAATTGCAAACAATCACCATAAATTCAAGATCTGCAACTAAATTTACCACCGAAATTACATCACCCCGTCCAAAATTCAATTTGCTGCTGCTGTTCAACAGCCCCGACTATTCAATGTGCTGTTGCTGCTGCtgcccccacccccccaccccacccgtGCTGCTGCACCCttctcccctcccccccccctcccaaacCCGCTCCTCTTCCCCCACCCGCTCATTACAAAACCTCCATTATCACCGGCGACATATCACCATCCCCAAAcccaatcatcaattccatCAGCACCATCAAATTTACTAGTTATAAACAAAGATGTCATCACCACCATCGAGAttcatgttcttttttttttttttttttttttgtattactATCCTAATCAACAAAAATTGATTGAGATATTTATATTAATGGTGCTGGGTTTGAATTTTTGATGGTGGGACAGGTGAGGATGGAGAAATTGATTGTGGCAATGTGATTATTTGTGATGGAAGgtatggtgaagaagaaagggaggggtttggggggtgggggtggtttGGCGTGAAGATGGAGGGACGGGGCGGGGCAGCAGCGTGGTGGGGGGATGGAGCAAGGTGTGAAgggaggggaaaaaaaaaaaagagcagcGGTGAAGGGTGAAGGGTGcagggatgaagaagaaagaatggtgGGGCGGGTTTGGAGTGATAGAGGGGCGGGGCGGGCTGAGGGGGTGGGGGTAcaaaaacatttattttaataaaaaatggaataaaaaaataatttttataaaaaacgcgcgattattaattatttttttatttttgtgccaTCATTTGTAGGGTGgaattaaattcactttttagaTGTTCGGGTGTGTAAATAAATTGTCTGTATAAAGTGTGAATTCGACATTTCGAGTATAGTTCAGGAgtcatttgatgtattttgcctttttAGCTCAGTTGCAAAAATAtctttatatgtttaaaaacaatttaattttaactttttttcattttagctaatgactttcttttataatcatagaaatgtTACAGCATACTTGAGATTAATTTCAAAGtcgtttttctttttgaaacttTATGTCCGGTCAAACAGATTCACATTAAATGAACGAAGGGATAACTAGttaaaaactatattaaatcAGAATTTTCATAGCtaaatttatttggaaaatactATAAAACCCATGATTATTTAATTCTTATagacaatatcaataaaaagacAAAGGAAGTACTGTAAACCACAGTTATCGGTAACTCAAAACATTTTCTAACAATTTGCAAGGAAAACTTTCGTTAAAAGAAAAGTTGTTTGACTATGACCTTTTGAGATAGTGGGAGCATAGAATATTGAAATCTCCATGCAATTCTTTTATAGTACTCAAatcacttttaatttttttaacagaTTTTAATTACTTGAACCTCGATAAAATCTCCTTGTTCTTTTCGACATTTCGAGGAACCATACATATCAAGATTTCAACCTTCGAAGAATATTCATATTCAACAAGAAACGCGACACGTAACTGAAAATTGTGGACGGGCGATGACAGACCTGGATCAACTCATTTTCGACAAGTGTCTTGCACACAACAATACAATATTAAAACAAAAGACAGTACCAgagttttaaaaaaacaaaagtttGACCAACTCAATTGTTAATGCCAATTGTTCTTGTAAATCACAATCACATGTCCAACTCCGAGGCAAATCTTCCAGCAAATGATGTTGAAATTACCCATAATTTATtaagaggaatatttataggcGTAATCACAGTCCGGCAAATTTCTTTATTAACTTTGGTCAATGAGGTTTCTTGGAAACTTAAAAGGTCTAAATTTAATAGCATTTCACATGGACTTGTTGTGGGTACATGTGGGTATTATGATTTATGCATAGGTATGAACATCTTGTTACACCGGTTTGACATCCATAATTATGTCAAGCTAATGAATGTTTCATGCAATATAGCTGCTACACTGAGTGATACACC from Lycium ferocissimum isolate CSIRO_LF1 chromosome 2, AGI_CSIRO_Lferr_CH_V1, whole genome shotgun sequence includes:
- the LOC132037710 gene encoding mitochondrial outer membrane protein porin of 34 kDa — encoded protein: MGKGPGLYTEIGKKARDLLYKDYQSDHKFSITTYSPTGVVITSSGAKKGDLFLADVNTQLKNKNVTTDIKVDTNSNLFTTISVDEPAPGLKTILSFRVPDQRSGKLEVQYLHDYAGICTSVGLTANPIVNFSGVVGTNILALGTDVSFDTKTGDFTKCNAGLSFTNADLVASLNLNNKGDNLCASYYHTVNPLTSTAVGAEVNHSFSTNENTITVGTQHRLDPLTSVKARINNFGKASALLQHEWRPKSLFTVSGEVDTKSVDKGAKFGLALALKP
- the LOC132037708 gene encoding hypersensitive-induced response protein 1-like: MGNLFCCVQVDQSTVGIRERFGKFDDVLEPGCHFLPWCIGSQIAGYLTLRLQQLDVRCETKSKDNVFVTVVASIQYRALADKATDAFYKLSNTRSQIQAYVFDVIRASVPKLNLDDVFEQKNQIAKTVEEELEKAMSAYGYEIVQTLIVDIEPDEQVKRAMNEINAAARLRVAANEKAEAEKIIQIKRAEGDAEAKYLAGLGVARQRQAIVDGLRDSVLGFSVNVPGTTAKDVLDMVLITQYFDTMKDVGASSKSSAVFIPHGPGAVSDIAGQIRQGLLQGSAVQ